A single window of Bordetella genomosp. 11 DNA harbors:
- a CDS encoding PqiB family protein, translated as MSDPASSGDNPGIRTPEVTRRKRRISWIWLVPFVAAVAGLSLVAKTWWESGPTVTITFKTAEGLEVGKTQVRYKDVNIGTVRSIHLSEDRSQVIVKADLVKEAASIAREGTQFWVVRPRLGLSGVSGLGTLLSGAYIGVDAKNGKDATKSASDEEKTEFVGLETPPEVTHDRPGKRFTVRAMDLGSLDVGSPVYYRRISVGQVIGYQLDPTGKFVNIQLFVDAPNDKFVTTDTHFWNASGVDFTLNADGLKVRTQSLLSVAVGGIAFGQPDDDTTETPAKADTVFTLYGTEAAAQAKQDGEPFPIVMRFDQSIRGLSVGAPIDFNGVVLGQVDSISMDFDRASKRFFALVHANLYPQRLGAVFDRVREYSEREDKKAGGEGTTHPGGRLLGSMVQHGLRAQLRSSNLLTGQLYVALDVFPNAKPVAFEMSTPARIPTQPGNLDQLQQQIANVAAKLDKIPFDKIGTDLQQTLANTARLTARLDKQLAPQAEALLKQANKSLADLGNLLAPDSPLPLNAQNAMDELSRAARSLRALADYLQTNPEALLRGRGPDPLPNYGNTRSPR; from the coding sequence ATGTCAGACCCAGCATCGTCCGGAGACAACCCAGGGATCCGGACTCCGGAGGTCACCCGGCGCAAGCGCCGTATTTCCTGGATCTGGCTAGTACCATTCGTCGCCGCGGTCGCCGGGCTCTCCCTGGTTGCCAAGACGTGGTGGGAATCCGGACCTACCGTCACCATCACCTTCAAGACGGCGGAGGGCCTGGAAGTCGGCAAGACCCAGGTCCGTTACAAGGACGTCAATATCGGCACGGTGCGCAGCATCCATCTCAGCGAAGACCGGTCCCAGGTGATCGTCAAGGCGGATCTGGTCAAGGAGGCTGCCAGCATCGCGCGGGAAGGCACGCAATTCTGGGTCGTGCGGCCGCGCCTGGGCCTTAGCGGCGTTTCCGGTCTCGGTACGTTGCTCTCCGGCGCTTATATCGGTGTGGATGCCAAGAATGGCAAGGACGCGACAAAGTCGGCGTCGGATGAAGAAAAAACGGAGTTCGTCGGACTGGAGACACCGCCTGAAGTCACCCACGACCGGCCGGGCAAGCGGTTCACGGTGCGGGCCATGGATCTGGGGTCCCTGGACGTGGGCTCGCCGGTCTATTACCGGCGCATCAGTGTGGGGCAGGTGATCGGATACCAATTGGACCCTACCGGCAAGTTCGTGAACATCCAGTTGTTCGTCGATGCGCCCAACGACAAGTTCGTGACTACCGATACGCACTTCTGGAATGCCAGCGGTGTGGATTTCACCCTTAACGCCGATGGCCTGAAGGTACGCACGCAGTCCCTGCTGTCCGTGGCCGTGGGCGGCATCGCCTTCGGCCAGCCGGATGATGACACGACGGAAACACCGGCCAAGGCGGATACGGTGTTTACGCTATACGGCACGGAGGCCGCCGCCCAGGCGAAGCAGGACGGGGAGCCGTTCCCCATCGTCATGCGCTTCGACCAATCGATACGCGGCCTGAGCGTGGGTGCGCCCATCGATTTCAATGGTGTGGTGCTGGGGCAGGTGGACTCCATCAGTATGGATTTCGACCGCGCGTCGAAGCGCTTCTTCGCGCTTGTCCATGCCAATCTGTACCCCCAGCGGCTCGGGGCTGTCTTTGATCGGGTGCGCGAATATTCCGAGCGAGAGGATAAAAAGGCCGGCGGGGAAGGCACCACACACCCGGGTGGCCGTCTGTTGGGCTCCATGGTGCAGCACGGATTGCGGGCACAGCTGCGCAGTTCGAATCTGTTGACCGGCCAGCTGTATGTCGCGCTGGATGTGTTTCCGAACGCCAAGCCGGTGGCATTCGAGATGTCCACACCGGCGAGGATTCCGACGCAGCCTGGGAACCTGGACCAATTGCAGCAACAGATCGCCAATGTCGCGGCCAAGCTGGACAAGATCCCGTTCGACAAAATAGGCACGGATTTGCAGCAGACGCTGGCGAATACCGCGCGCCTGACGGCACGCCTGGACAAGCAGCTCGCTCCGCAGGCGGAGGCATTGCTCAAACAAGCCAACAAATCCCTCGCCGATTTGGGTAATCTGTTGGCTCCGGATTCGCCCTTGCCGCTCAACGCGCAGAATGCGATGGACGAGCTATCGAGGGCGGCGCGCTCGCTGCGGGCGCTGGCTGACTATCTTCAGACCAATCCGGAGGCCCTGCTACGCGGTCGTGGGCCGGATCCGTTGCCCAACTACGGTAATACCAGGAGCCCACGATGA
- a CDS encoding paraquat-inducible protein A: MASTSPLISCEHCGTIYRRQELRPGEQASCSRCGSVLWRYSGLHPSGWLALALAALIVFIIANAYPVAIMRVQGMVQAASLPEAVLVTWRQGHEVVAVMTGLAGLVLPLLQLVLLVWVLYPLSTGARPPAFASSTRMLRLLAPWSMVPVFVLGVLVAVVKLAGMASVSPGVGLAGFALLTILLTTLGRLSSQSLWHYAERAGAVDLHIPHTRPGDALAGCHVCGQVQALPRAHPDSPHRCVRCDSPLHLRKPDHLARTWALLIAAAILYIPANVLPVMNIESIFGDSGHTILGGVIELWQTGSWDIALIVFVASVMVPLTKLLALAVLAWKVQRGSATGLRQRTRLYGMVEFIGQWSMLDVFVVILLAALAHFQGLMTISAGAGAGAFGTVVILTMLAAMSFDPRYGWDMAADEADHATPLSPRVAHPAANPPSAMQALGNAIHKQEE, translated from the coding sequence ATGGCGTCGACATCGCCTCTTATCTCCTGCGAGCATTGCGGCACGATCTACCGCCGCCAGGAGCTGAGGCCAGGTGAACAGGCTTCCTGCAGTCGCTGCGGCTCGGTGCTGTGGCGCTACAGTGGCCTTCATCCCTCGGGGTGGCTTGCGCTTGCGCTCGCCGCCCTGATTGTTTTCATCATCGCCAATGCCTATCCTGTCGCCATCATGCGCGTGCAGGGTATGGTGCAGGCGGCCTCATTGCCGGAGGCGGTTCTCGTCACGTGGCGGCAGGGTCATGAGGTCGTTGCGGTCATGACCGGCCTGGCCGGGCTGGTCCTCCCATTGCTGCAACTGGTATTGCTGGTCTGGGTGCTTTACCCCCTCTCGACGGGCGCCCGTCCTCCCGCCTTCGCTTCCTCTACCCGTATGTTGCGCCTGCTCGCGCCGTGGAGCATGGTCCCGGTATTCGTGTTGGGCGTGCTTGTCGCTGTCGTAAAGCTGGCCGGGATGGCGTCGGTGTCGCCCGGGGTCGGGCTGGCCGGTTTTGCCCTGTTGACCATATTATTGACCACGCTGGGCCGTCTTTCTTCGCAATCGCTCTGGCATTATGCGGAGCGGGCAGGGGCCGTGGATCTGCATATTCCTCATACCCGCCCGGGCGATGCATTGGCCGGGTGCCATGTGTGCGGGCAGGTACAGGCTTTGCCTCGCGCGCATCCGGATTCGCCGCATCGCTGCGTTCGGTGCGACAGCCCGCTGCATCTGCGTAAACCGGATCACTTGGCCAGGACCTGGGCGTTGCTCATCGCGGCGGCGATTCTTTATATTCCGGCCAATGTCCTGCCCGTCATGAATATCGAGTCGATTTTCGGCGACAGCGGGCACACGATACTGGGCGGTGTGATCGAACTGTGGCAAACCGGCTCGTGGGATATCGCCTTGATTGTCTTCGTCGCCAGCGTGATGGTGCCGCTGACCAAGCTGCTGGCGCTTGCCGTGCTGGCATGGAAGGTGCAGCGGGGCAGCGCGACGGGGCTGCGTCAGCGCACGCGTTTGTACGGTATGGTGGAGTTCATCGGTCAATGGTCGATGCTGGACGTATTTGTCGTCATCCTGCTGGCCGCGCTCGCGCATTTCCAGGGCTTGATGACTATCAGCGCTGGGGCTGGGGCCGGCGCTTTTGGTACGGTTGTCATTTTGACCATGCTGGCCGCAATGAGCTTCGATCCGCGGTACGGTTGGGATATGGCCGCCGATGAGGCCGATCATGCGACGCCGTTGTCGCCCCGGGTTGCCCACCCGGCGGCCAATCCGCCGTCGGCCATGCAGGCCTTGGGCAATGCGATCCACAAACAAGAGGAATAA
- the clpA gene encoding ATP-dependent Clp protease ATP-binding subunit ClpA, producing the protein MISQELEVSLHMAFVEARSARHEFITVEHLLLSLLDNASAVEVLRACAANLDDLRRNLRQFVNENTPVIPSGAEVDTQPTLGFQRVIQRAIMHVSAGGSGKKPVTGANVLVAIFGEKDSHAVYYLQQQGVTRLDVVNFLSHGITKQPQVESAASQKEQQPNPEEQGESRQSPLDQYATDLNAAALAGRIDPLIGRESEVERVIQVLCRRRKNNPLLVGEAGVGKTAIAEGLAWRITRGEVPEILQAAQVYALDMGALLAGTKYRGDFEQRLKGVLKQLRGNPDAILFIDEIHTLIGAGSASGGTLDASNLLKPALSSGQLKCIGATTYTEYRGVFEKDHALSRRFQKIDVSEPSVEQTVQILRGLKTRFEEHHNVRYSAAALLAAAELSARHINDRHLPDKAIDVIDEAGAAQRLLPRSRQKKVIGKVDIENIVSKIARIPPQSVSNDDRSKLATLDRDLKTVVFGQDNAIEALSASIKMARSGLGKPEKPIGAFLFSGPTGVGKTEVARQLAFTMGVELLRFDMSEYMERHAVSRLIGAPPGYVGFDQGGLLTEAITKQPHCVLLLDEIEKAHPDVFNILLQVMDHGTLTDNNGRKADFRNVILIMTTNAGAETLNRPSIGFNNARVVGDEMAEIRRMFTPEFRNRLDAIIPFAPLSREIILRVVDKFLMQLEDQLHERRVDAVFTEALRDHLAKEGFDPLMGARPMQRLIQDTIRRALADELLFGKLVDGGSVTVDLDQEGKVSLTFGDKPASDAPDAQEVALAE; encoded by the coding sequence GTGATTTCCCAAGAGCTTGAAGTTAGCCTGCATATGGCATTCGTCGAGGCCCGTTCGGCCCGGCACGAATTTATTACAGTAGAGCATCTACTGTTATCGCTGCTCGACAACGCTTCCGCGGTGGAAGTGCTGCGCGCTTGCGCCGCCAATCTCGACGACCTGCGTCGCAATCTGCGTCAGTTCGTGAACGAGAACACGCCTGTCATTCCCAGCGGCGCCGAGGTGGACACCCAGCCGACGCTGGGCTTCCAGCGTGTCATTCAGCGCGCGATCATGCATGTTTCGGCCGGCGGCAGCGGCAAGAAGCCCGTGACCGGCGCGAATGTGCTGGTGGCGATTTTCGGCGAGAAGGATTCGCACGCGGTGTATTACCTGCAGCAGCAGGGGGTGACGCGCCTGGACGTGGTCAACTTCCTGTCGCACGGGATCACCAAGCAGCCGCAAGTCGAATCGGCCGCCTCGCAAAAGGAACAGCAGCCCAATCCCGAGGAACAGGGCGAGTCCCGCCAGTCGCCGTTGGACCAGTATGCGACGGACCTGAACGCCGCTGCCCTTGCGGGCCGCATCGATCCGCTGATTGGCCGCGAATCCGAAGTCGAACGCGTTATCCAGGTTCTCTGCCGGCGCCGCAAGAACAATCCTTTGCTGGTGGGCGAAGCGGGCGTGGGCAAGACCGCGATCGCGGAAGGCCTTGCCTGGCGCATCACCCGTGGCGAAGTGCCGGAAATTCTGCAGGCAGCCCAGGTTTATGCGTTGGATATGGGCGCGTTGCTGGCCGGGACCAAATACCGCGGCGATTTCGAACAGCGCCTGAAGGGCGTGCTCAAGCAATTGCGCGGCAATCCCGATGCGATTCTGTTCATCGACGAAATCCATACCCTGATCGGCGCGGGCTCCGCGTCGGGCGGGACGCTGGATGCCTCGAATCTGCTCAAGCCGGCGTTGTCGTCCGGCCAGCTCAAGTGCATCGGCGCGACCACCTACACGGAATATCGTGGGGTCTTCGAAAAAGACCACGCCTTGTCGCGCCGCTTCCAGAAGATCGATGTCAGCGAACCCAGCGTCGAACAAACTGTGCAGATTCTGCGTGGCTTGAAGACCCGTTTCGAAGAACACCATAATGTCCGCTATTCGGCCGCGGCGCTGTTGGCGGCCGCCGAGTTGTCGGCGCGCCATATCAACGATCGCCATCTGCCGGACAAGGCCATCGATGTGATCGACGAAGCGGGTGCCGCGCAGCGCCTGCTGCCTCGTTCGCGCCAGAAGAAGGTGATCGGCAAGGTCGATATCGAGAATATCGTCTCGAAGATCGCCCGCATTCCGCCGCAATCCGTATCCAACGACGATCGCAGCAAGCTGGCCACGCTGGATCGCGATCTGAAGACGGTAGTGTTCGGGCAGGACAACGCCATCGAGGCTCTTTCCGCCTCGATCAAAATGGCGCGTTCCGGTCTGGGCAAGCCCGAGAAACCGATCGGTGCTTTCCTGTTCTCCGGCCCGACCGGCGTGGGCAAGACCGAAGTAGCGCGCCAGCTGGCATTCACCATGGGTGTGGAGCTGCTGCGCTTCGATATGTCCGAATACATGGAACGGCACGCGGTGTCGCGCCTGATCGGCGCCCCGCCGGGATATGTCGGCTTCGACCAGGGCGGTCTCCTGACCGAAGCGATCACCAAGCAGCCGCACTGTGTGCTGCTGCTCGATGAAATCGAAAAGGCGCACCCGGACGTTTTCAACATCCTGCTGCAGGTCATGGACCACGGCACGTTGACGGACAACAACGGACGCAAGGCCGATTTCCGCAATGTCATCCTGATCATGACCACGAACGCCGGCGCGGAAACGTTGAACCGTCCGTCGATCGGCTTCAACAATGCGCGGGTGGTGGGCGACGAGATGGCGGAGATCCGCCGGATGTTCACTCCGGAATTCCGCAACCGTCTGGATGCCATCATCCCCTTCGCACCGCTTTCGCGCGAAATCATCCTGCGCGTGGTCGACAAGTTCCTGATGCAGCTGGAAGACCAGTTGCATGAGCGCCGCGTCGACGCCGTTTTCACGGAAGCCTTGCGCGATCATCTCGCGAAAGAGGGGTTCGATCCGCTCATGGGTGCACGTCCGATGCAGCGCCTGATCCAGGACACGATACGCCGCGCCCTGGCCGACGAGCTGTTGTTCGGCAAACTGGTCGATGGCGGCTCGGTCACGGTGGATCTCGATCAGGAGGGCAAGGTGTCACTTACCTTCGGTGATAAGCCGGCTTCGGACGCGCCGGATGCGCAGGAAGTCGCGCTGGCGGAGTAA
- the pbpC gene encoding penicillin-binding protein 1C encodes MVPEAKVPRGRKNRRARTLAAALVAGFVLLACVCALVLDRLYPLPPPYADGAVVVTAADGTPLRNYPSRDGIWRYPVQPGDVSPLYLQTLLTYEDRWFRWHPGINPVAMARAAAQWLLSGHIVSGGSTLTMQVARLIDPALAGHPSRTLGAKARQALRALQLELHYSKDEILAMYLSRAPMGGIVQGVEMASRLWLGKSARDLSAGESALLTALPQSPSLLRPDRNPELARSARDKVLDRMAALGRWTPGQVADAKMEPVMAPPLRAHWLAPLAAQRLLREAKAGSTVSCPTCMGSAAGSPARPGTQRIASTIDAELQARVEQLLLDRVDALPPKVSMAVLVMDNDSLAIRAYAGSADYTDNTRYAHVDMVAAVRSPGSTLKPFLYGLALDDGLIHSESLLMDVPISFGGYAPGNFQAAFSGPVSVAQALQRSLNVPAVDLLDRVGPAHFASVMLSGGVRLRMPAGASPNLSLILGGGGTTLEELVGAYRALARDGLAGHPRLDPAEPLLESRMISAGAAWIVRDILEGGGHPDRPFHQSGAPGKALAWKTGTSFGFRDAWAVGVTDNWTIGVWVGRPDGTPNPGFFGANVAAPLLRDVVAALPDGPARARIRPPSVQSVVICWPLGVRRESVEAKMCPEPRAAWALNNTVPPSFAGYADPGQAPLRVVGLAQGAVLRPLPGRRLIAFDVDAMGAQGEVWWMLDGRVLGQARADHPFTVSLGRAGRYTLTVMDSRGRYDRIEFEIAGVTP; translated from the coding sequence ATGGTCCCCGAAGCGAAGGTTCCGCGCGGAAGAAAAAACCGCCGCGCGCGTACCCTCGCTGCTGCGCTGGTGGCGGGTTTCGTCCTGCTGGCATGCGTGTGCGCACTCGTGTTGGATCGCCTGTATCCTCTGCCACCGCCTTATGCGGACGGTGCCGTTGTGGTCACCGCAGCCGACGGCACGCCGTTGCGCAACTACCCCAGCCGGGACGGGATCTGGCGCTATCCCGTTCAGCCGGGAGATGTTTCTCCCCTGTACCTGCAGACACTATTGACCTACGAGGACCGCTGGTTCCGCTGGCATCCCGGCATCAATCCCGTCGCGATGGCGCGCGCGGCGGCCCAGTGGCTGTTGTCCGGCCACATCGTGTCCGGCGGTTCGACGCTGACGATGCAGGTGGCGCGTCTGATCGATCCCGCGCTCGCCGGCCATCCATCCCGCACCCTGGGTGCCAAAGCCCGCCAGGCGCTGCGGGCCCTGCAGCTGGAACTCCACTACAGCAAGGACGAGATCCTTGCGATGTATCTCAGCCGGGCGCCCATGGGCGGCATCGTGCAGGGGGTCGAGATGGCTTCCCGGCTTTGGCTGGGCAAGTCCGCGCGCGATCTCAGCGCCGGCGAGTCCGCACTGTTGACGGCCTTGCCGCAGTCGCCGTCGCTGCTGCGTCCCGACCGCAACCCGGAACTGGCCCGCTCCGCCCGCGATAAGGTGCTGGATCGCATGGCGGCGCTGGGACGCTGGACCCCCGGCCAGGTGGCCGACGCCAAGATGGAACCGGTCATGGCGCCGCCATTGCGTGCGCATTGGCTGGCGCCGCTCGCGGCGCAGCGCCTGTTGCGCGAGGCGAAGGCCGGGTCCACCGTATCCTGCCCCACGTGCATGGGATCGGCCGCCGGATCTCCCGCCCGGCCGGGAACGCAGCGTATCGCGTCCACCATCGATGCCGAACTGCAGGCACGCGTGGAACAACTGCTGCTGGATCGCGTCGATGCGTTGCCGCCCAAGGTTTCCATGGCGGTGCTTGTCATGGATAACGATAGCCTCGCCATTCGTGCGTATGCCGGATCGGCCGACTATACCGACAATACCCGTTATGCCCACGTGGACATGGTCGCGGCGGTGCGCTCGCCCGGGTCTACACTGAAGCCGTTCCTGTATGGTTTGGCATTGGACGATGGCCTGATTCATTCGGAAAGCCTGCTGATGGACGTTCCGATTTCGTTCGGCGGTTATGCGCCGGGCAATTTCCAGGCGGCATTCTCGGGTCCGGTCAGCGTTGCGCAAGCATTGCAACGCTCGCTCAACGTACCGGCGGTGGACTTGCTGGATCGTGTCGGACCGGCGCATTTTGCTTCGGTTATGCTTAGCGGTGGCGTTCGTCTGCGCATGCCGGCGGGGGCTTCGCCGAATCTAAGCTTGATTTTGGGCGGTGGTGGCACCACCTTGGAAGAACTGGTGGGCGCATACCGTGCCCTGGCGCGCGACGGCCTGGCCGGCCATCCGCGGCTCGATCCGGCCGAACCCTTGCTGGAGTCCCGCATGATCAGCGCGGGCGCGGCATGGATAGTGCGCGATATCCTCGAAGGCGGAGGCCATCCGGACCGGCCGTTTCACCAAAGCGGTGCGCCAGGCAAGGCATTGGCCTGGAAGACGGGCACGAGTTTCGGGTTTCGTGACGCCTGGGCAGTCGGGGTGACGGACAATTGGACGATCGGCGTTTGGGTGGGCCGGCCCGATGGCACGCCGAATCCGGGGTTTTTTGGCGCCAACGTCGCCGCGCCATTATTGCGGGACGTGGTCGCCGCACTGCCCGACGGGCCGGCGCGTGCGCGTATCCGGCCGCCCAGCGTGCAATCCGTGGTCATCTGCTGGCCGCTGGGGGTGCGACGGGAAAGCGTGGAGGCCAAAATGTGTCCGGAACCGCGTGCGGCGTGGGCTTTGAACAACACTGTCCCACCCTCGTTCGCGGGTTATGCGGATCCGGGCCAGGCACCCTTGCGGGTGGTGGGCCTGGCGCAGGGCGCGGTTCTGAGGCCTTTGCCGGGACGGCGTCTTATCGCGTTCGACGTAGACGCGATGGGGGCGCAAGGTGAGGTATGGTGGATGCTGGACGGCCGGGTGCTGGGACAGGCGCGGGCGGATCATCCGTTTACGGTGTCGTTGGGGCGCGCCGGTCGGTATACGCTTACGGTAATGGACAGCCGGGGCCGTTACGACCGGATCGAATTTGAAATCGCTGGCGTTACGCCCTGA
- the clpS gene encoding ATP-dependent Clp protease adapter ClpS, with translation MSTSTDTQHDLVVEKESARTAPPPMYQVVLLNDDYTPMEFVVAVLQKFFGKSEEEATRIMLQVHHEGRGVCGVYPRDIAATRVAQVAQHARAKQHPLQCVMEPL, from the coding sequence ATGAGCACAAGCACGGATACTCAGCATGATCTTGTCGTGGAGAAGGAGAGCGCGCGAACCGCGCCGCCCCCCATGTACCAGGTCGTATTGCTGAATGATGATTACACCCCGATGGAATTCGTCGTCGCGGTGCTGCAGAAATTTTTCGGCAAAAGCGAAGAAGAGGCCACCAGAATCATGCTGCAGGTACACCACGAGGGCCGCGGCGTATGCGGGGTCTATCCGCGGGATATCGCGGCGACCCGCGTCGCACAGGTGGCGCAACACGCGCGTGCCAAGCAGCATCCCTTGCAGTGCGTGATGGAACCTCTTTGA
- a CDS encoding cold-shock protein, with product MSDTTATAVQGDNPKSTGTVKWFNDAKGFGFITPDDGGEDLFAHFSSIQMNGFKTLKEGQKVAFEIIQGPKGKQALNITAA from the coding sequence ATGTCTGATACGACCGCAACCGCTGTCCAAGGGGACAACCCAAAATCTACGGGGACCGTGAAGTGGTTCAACGACGCCAAGGGATTCGGTTTCATCACTCCCGACGACGGCGGTGAAGACTTGTTCGCGCACTTCTCGTCTATCCAGATGAACGGGTTCAAGACCCTTAAAGAGGGCCAAAAGGTGGCATTCGAGATCATCCAAGGACCCAAGGGCAAGCAGGCTTTGAACATTACCGCGGCCTGA
- a CDS encoding DUF192 domain-containing protein, with protein sequence MHNGAVLLQAQIKSRRSRAALRTLLAAATLAVAVLPGMARSQGFTEAQPPLPKTQLSAGIHIIQAEVANTDETRERGLMFRKRLEGNDGMLFVFERPDKQCFWMHNTPLPLSIAFIADDGTIVNIDDMAPETDDTHCSRKPVRYALEMAQGWFADHGITTGKKIDGLP encoded by the coding sequence ATGCATAACGGTGCTGTCTTGCTGCAAGCTCAAATCAAGTCCAGGAGAAGCCGCGCGGCCCTGCGCACCCTTCTCGCCGCCGCTACCCTCGCCGTCGCGGTCCTGCCGGGGATGGCCCGCTCCCAGGGTTTCACCGAAGCGCAGCCCCCGCTGCCGAAAACCCAGCTGTCGGCTGGCATCCACATCATCCAGGCCGAGGTCGCCAATACCGACGAGACCCGCGAACGGGGCTTGATGTTCCGCAAGCGGCTGGAAGGCAACGACGGCATGCTGTTCGTGTTCGAGCGGCCCGATAAACAGTGTTTCTGGATGCATAACACTCCCCTTCCGCTATCGATAGCCTTCATCGCCGACGACGGCACGATCGTCAATATCGACGACATGGCCCCCGAAACGGACGATACCCACTGCTCGCGCAAACCCGTCCGATACGCGCTGGAAATGGCCCAGGGCTGGTTTGCGGACCACGGAATCACCACGGGCAAGAAAATCGACGGCCTGCCTTAA
- the pcaF gene encoding 3-oxoadipyl-CoA thiolase, with the protein MTEHAYICDAIRTPFGRYGGALSSVRADDLAAVPIKALMARNAGVQWHELDDVIFGCANQAGEDNRNVARMGLLLAGLPVEVPGATVNRLCGSGLDALGSAARAIRAGEAGLMLAGGVESMSRAPFVMGKAETAFSRNAAIYDTTIGWRFVNKLMKAQYGVDSMPETAENVATEFKVNREDQDRFALASQEKAVKAQQSGYFDTELTPVSVPQKKGDPVLVDKDEHPRETSMEALSRLKGVVREGGTVTAGNASGVNDGAAALLLAGEGALRRHGLTPRARVVGMATAGVPPRIMGIGPVPATRKVLALTGLKLDQIDVIELNEAFAAQGIAVLRELGIGEGDPRVNPNGGAIALGHPLGASGARLATTAVNQLERTGGRYALCTMCIGVGQGIAVILERV; encoded by the coding sequence ATGACCGAGCACGCCTACATTTGTGACGCCATCCGTACTCCTTTCGGCCGCTATGGCGGTGCATTGTCATCCGTCCGCGCGGACGACCTGGCCGCCGTACCGATCAAGGCCTTGATGGCGCGCAATGCGGGCGTGCAGTGGCACGAGCTTGACGATGTCATTTTCGGCTGCGCCAACCAGGCGGGCGAGGATAACCGCAACGTGGCCCGGATGGGGCTTCTGCTGGCCGGGTTGCCTGTCGAAGTCCCCGGCGCCACGGTCAATCGCTTGTGCGGGTCCGGGCTCGATGCCCTGGGCAGCGCCGCGCGGGCGATACGCGCGGGCGAGGCCGGCCTGATGCTGGCGGGTGGCGTCGAAAGCATGAGCCGCGCGCCTTTCGTCATGGGCAAGGCCGAGACGGCATTCTCGCGCAACGCCGCGATCTACGACACCACCATAGGCTGGCGCTTCGTCAATAAGCTGATGAAGGCGCAGTACGGCGTGGACTCCATGCCGGAGACCGCTGAGAACGTGGCGACCGAATTCAAGGTCAACCGCGAGGACCAGGACCGCTTCGCTCTGGCCAGCCAGGAAAAGGCCGTGAAGGCGCAGCAATCCGGCTACTTCGATACCGAATTGACTCCCGTATCCGTGCCGCAGAAAAAGGGCGACCCCGTTCTGGTAGACAAGGACGAGCATCCCCGCGAAACCAGCATGGAAGCGCTGAGCCGCCTGAAAGGGGTGGTCCGCGAAGGCGGGACCGTGACGGCCGGCAACGCCTCGGGCGTCAATGACGGAGCAGCGGCGCTGCTGCTTGCCGGCGAAGGCGCATTGCGCCGGCACGGCCTGACACCGCGCGCGCGCGTCGTCGGTATGGCCACGGCCGGCGTGCCGCCGCGCATCATGGGAATCGGTCCGGTGCCCGCCACGCGCAAGGTGCTGGCGCTGACCGGCTTGAAGCTGGACCAGATCGATGTCATCGAACTGAACGAAGCCTTCGCCGCGCAGGGCATTGCCGTGCTGCGCGAATTGGGTATCGGCGAGGGCGATCCGCGGGTCAATCCGAACGGCGGTGCCATTGCCCTGGGGCACCCGTTGGGCGCCAGCGGCGCCCGTCTGGCCACCACGGCCGTCAACCAGTTGGAGCGCACCGGTGGCCGATACGCCCTGTGCACCATGTGCATCGGAGTCGGCCAGGGTATCGCCGTGATTCTGGAACGGGTCTGA